The window GTCCACTCTATTTGtgaaaaaccctaaattaattaagttgaaGACAAAAGTGGTTTCTCAATTTACTACTATTTGGGTCTCCGGTTGGATCACCGTCGGAGGCCACCACGTTAAGGTACTGTACAAGTTCTTGTTGCCTGTGTCATATTACATGAGatcgtgtttaattttttttattaattagtataatataatgaaatttaaactcattatcatttaatcaataaataatcatttaatcaataaaattataatactatATTAACTATATTataatacaatattaaataattatcttaattcaaaaatttaagtttttaaattaaattttaaaaataatttttatatttctgaGGCTTTTGAGCCATTAAgtgatgattttaataaataaaaaataagtaaacaaaaaaaaaagatttcattgGAATTAATGGAAaaggaatttaataaaaataaaaataaaaataaaaaatccctcCGTATGGGCTGGGTCTTCGCTTGTTTATTTTGGACTATATATATGAAGAGCAAACCCAAACAGATCCTTCTTAACAGACTCGAAAGTTAAAACTTCCTTTTCCCTGCTTCATTTCTCTGCCCACAAAGCCAAACACGCTGCAAGAATTCCAGGTAAGCCAAGTCCTTGCCTTTTAAAGCTCtcattttggggttttttttcctctctattTGCTCATATCTTCCATGCTAATAGATATTTCAATCGGTGGTGATGAATTGATTATTTGGTTTCTAtctgttttgtttatattttaaaggaaaGCTCAATTTGAATGGAATTGTGTTGTGTTTGTTTCCTTTCTTGCATATTTTAGGTGAGATTTATCATGGGTTTTGttagatgaaaacaaaaatttagtTAGTATCTTGACTTGGTGAAATTATGTCTGCACCAAATAGTCTTTAATAGTGTTGATGAGGAAACCTTTTGCAATTTTAAGAGTTCTCTGTGTCgcattttttagaatttttctgAAGAATACAATAAGGAAAGTTGGTGCTTTGTGTCAGAATTATTGGTCAATGGACTTGCAAATTTTGTAATGGTGGTGTGCAAAACTTTTGCAATTTTATGTCAAAATGCTAATCCTTGTACTAGCAGGATTTGATAGCTGTCTTAGCATTGCTGCATTGGTTGTTGATGTATTGTGAGATTATATGCCAAAAAGCAAAAGAGGTTCAACACAATTATTGATCAACTTGGACCCAACTTATTATTAGTTTCATTAGTCTTGTTTCCAAAGCTAATACATTCTTTGACCATACGATGTTATGCGTCCATCAgattttagaaacaaaacaCATCTAGGCACCATTCATGTTTGGTTTTTTGACATAACTTTCCTGACAAACAACGTCACATGTGCATGATCGTTGACTAGATCTTGAATCTTTCCACACACAATTCTTTGGCATGCTACTTGCACCaaagtttgataaaaaatcaactaagcATTGCTGCCTGCCGTTGTTTCCACATGTTCCGGGAAATGTGGCTTGCTAAGGGCACCATCATAGTTGACCTGcattttgaaagaaagaaaggcacatattcattatttttgcaaataaaaattcaactgtaattattcaatacttcatgatatttgatttcattttgttaGTAGCATGTAAATGagactttgttgatgatttgaaaaaatatctaCCTTGAGCGGAGTGAAGAGACTAAATAGTGTAACACAAGAAATCAAGAGAAACACAATTGGCTTCATCATCTTTGATTCTATTATTTAAACTCTCACTTATCTGATGTTACAATGCTAGAGCGTATTTCAAGTTCATGCATGCAACCTCAATTTATATTTGTCCACCTGTGTCAAATTAGCAATAtagattttttcagtttttttggttgCCTGAATGGAGACAAAATATCTACTTACCTAATgtggaaaatttaaatttggcaCAGGTGTGGACAATTATAAATTTGGGTTGCATGCATGAActtgaaataaatttgaatcttGTTGGATTGAtgatttaaaaacttattagtTGTCTTCATATATACAAGGAAATAGGTAAGAGCCTAatctagtgtttgttttttaatgatatttgtaTATACATAATGTTTTAGACTTAGTGGGAATAAATTTTAGCTTcgatatttataaaatcaacaGAATTGAACCTGTAAGGTATAattagagggaaaaaaagaatagagTACAGAGGACCTAAATTTTCACCACATTATAAAACGTCAAAGACTATTGTGTTGGTTCAAGAAGACAATGGTCAATCTCTAATGTGTTTTGTTTGGTTCAAATCAACTCTCATCAATTTAAATTCCATTTTTACTTTGcttcatcttaaatattttctcCATGCAACATTTGGGGTAATTTTTAGATTAGACTAGAATATGGTGTATAGATGAGATATTCTTTCTTATTAGCTTTTCCTATTTTTCCAAATTGAAAATTGATCCTGACTGGTAGGAAACTGTCATTTTTTACATGACTGGCCTTAACAAATTTCCTATCCCTGAATATCTGCTGTGGAATTTTGTTGTGCCGCACCCAGTTCTCATTTTCACAAATTGTCATTTAATGAACTCTATCTGGGGCTTCAAATAAATCACAACCATTTAACTATAGTTTAAAATTCTTTTCCCTTCATTCTTGCATGTTTTAGGCAAAGGGAATTTGAGCCATGTACAGTTTGTGTATGGCTTGATACTTGATTTTGAAACTTTAGGTACTCAATTGCCTTTTTTCAATAGATGGTTTCCTAATTGTAAACAAGGACATGGCAGATATCATGTCTTGttaagaaatagaaaatgtCCAAGATTCTAGACGGTGCAGGCTGAGAATGGAATCCATTCTTAAGCAGGCTGCATAGCCTTGTGACACTGTTGAGGGACACTATTGTGGCATGAACCATGTCAAATAAGATAAACTCTTTTTCATATTTCAAGCTTGTTGGTGAATCTGGTTTGCTATTCCTGGTATTGTCAGTAACATTTTTGTAGCTTTGAATACCACCAAAGATGCTTAGTTATGTTTTACTAGTGGGTTTCACCAATCCCTTCCGGTTTACTTTCTCCTCCTGTCTGTGGACtatatttcaagtttaattCTTATCCTCAACTCTTTCATTCCATGGAATTTTGAATTGGTGATCATTGGTTACAAAAATTTCCCAGTGCATAGCGATTGACATTAACATAAATTTGTGGCTTCCTCTCAGCCATCAAGATGTTGAGTGTCTCTGTATTTGGTTTaggatttcttttgattttagcaTGGCATGCAGCAGTGGCAGTGCTTTCAATGTTTATCTTTGATTGGGATGGATCTTTCTGCACAATATCTATACTAACTCCAACTTTCTCAGGCACAAGTTGTCCAAGAACtttctcataaaattaattttaagtaaattgCTAAATCTTGATCAACCAAGACTTTCTGCATTGTTAAAATTATGTGAGACTTTGTGGATGCAACAAAATTACACATCCCAAACTCgagataaaatttatgataaCTATTCCTTCAATTCTATgtcttcatttcttctatgattTACTGCAGCTGCATTCCCTCATTTCTTCTATGATTTACTGCAGCTGCATACTATCTTGTCCCCTTTCTGAAGCTGGTCAAGCATGGGAAACAAACCTGTTAAACAAGAAAGAGAAGCTGTGTCTCCATTGGCACCAAACAGGCCAGAGTTTCTCTTAAAAATCATGCCACCATTGGACCATGCTTATGTTCGGTGGCTTGCTCGTGATCTTGAGAGGATTCATGGCTTTACTCCAAGAAATTGCCGTGCAGTGACACCACCAGATCATTATGTTGAATACATGCGATCACATGGTTGGTTGGATGTGAACCTGGATGATCCTGATCTGGCTCATTTGTTTCCCAGTAAATAATCATGTAATCAAGGCAGGTGGTGATCCTCTTACTAGAAGTGTAATTAGGGAAATGGAATTTCTAATCTTTGCTGGAAAGTTGAACATGAGAGGTGGGCTGTTTatcaaatcatcatcatcatcattttgctGCAGATGTGTTGCAAGAACTTAAGATAATTTGTAATATCAGAAATCCCTAGAGGGACAAGAAACTCTTTAGATAATCAGTTATGCTTCCTGGTATAAATATTGGTGCATTTCCAATGTCAGGAAGCAGAGTTGACAAAGGTAACAGGAAATGTGTGTCTTGTGATATCTTGCTTCTAAACAGACTTGAAAAAGGTTAAGCAGGAAACGTCTGTCTTGTGAGTTGTGATGTTTTGCCTCTACCAGAGTTGACGAAGGTTTGCAGGAAATGTTTCCCTAGAATTACTACAGTAAATGGCAATGCTTTGTGCATTGGTAGGTCTAGCATACTTCTGATgtctgattaattaattttgaaaacaaagaagaaaatctTGATGGGTCTCATGGTACTGCTACCACTGGATTGCTATCATTATCCAATGGCTCCTAATCTTcttatagtttaaattttaaaaacaagtctTGTTCTTGCTAGAATTATTAAACCCCTCTTGAGAAGTCAATACAGTGACCCaccaatatattttcttatcagttgaaatttaattttatcttgtcCGTCtagtttgaaatattttattttatttttaattttaaaattatattgttttggattaacctaaattaatttaagttaatccTTTTAACTTGTAATTGTGCTAAGAGCAATAACTTTATTACCTTGAACATTGGGAAtagtaaattttattaattctataattagttgatctttttagtttaaaaaacttaacataaaatccctaaatttttatatttgtttgtaactCCCTCATTTTCTAAAATATCCCTTTATTTCTGTACTCAAATCTTCCAATCttgcccataaaaaaaaacttgtacttaaaaagtgtaattttaacatttaaaaaagaattaacagTCAGATGAAGGGATTATTAACATACGATTTTAAAACTACTAATTTGGAAAAACGTATAGAATACAGGACTAAGTTATAACTTACTCACTACTATGTGGTCCAGATCCACTTCAAACAAGTGTAACAGttgttcatcatcatcatcatcagctcCTAAAACCCTAGACCCAGGCAGGCACATACATATCTGAACTGGCTAAAACCCTACCATCATATGCCCACTTCATTTCGTGCAAAACCCACaatacccccccccccctagaTTTTCAATCTTGACATGAAAATTCAGCCCCCCAGTTGATCAGAACATGATAAAAAGGAGACCTTTTTGTCATGCTCTCTACTTCAAACCCAAAAAAGGACCAATCACTCCAACCTGTGCTGTCTCTTTAGACCCCCAACCAATCCCAAATGACCACACGTCCCTTTGCCAATCCTTAGTTCATGACCTTCTTCGCCGCGGTCTTTTGTCCTCTGCACAGCAAGTTGTTCAGAGATTCATTGCCAGCTCTCCAACAGTCCATGATGCAATCTCCGCCGTCGAGTTTGCCTCCGCGAGTGGCATGGACCTTGGCCCTGGAATTTCTGGTGAACTTATTAGGAAATTGGTTGACTTGGGCCATCCTTTATCTGCGCATGAGTTTTATCATGATCTTGTGGTTGCTAGAGGTATTGAGCCGGACTCGAATATTGTTAATTCTCTCGTTATTTGTTTGGCCAAGTTAGGGAAATTAGATGATGCCGTAAAGCTTTTTGATAGACATATTGGTAGTGGTGATTGTGTGGTTAGTAATGCTGCTTGTAGCACGATTCTTAAAGGGTTTTACGAGCAAGATAAGTTTGTGGAGgcatttgattattttgttacGATCAGTGATGCTAATGTGAAATTGGGTATGTGGGCTTACAATGTTTTGATTGATGGATTGTGTCAACAAGGGTACGTGGGTGAAGCGATAGAAGTGTTAGATATAATGTGCAGAATAACTGGGTTGCCGCCTACTCTGCATATGCTCAAGACATTGTTTTATGGGCTTTGCAAGAGAGGGTGGTCCATCGAGGCAGAGTGGATTTTTGAAGAGATGGAGGCACAAGGTTTCTTTGTGGATAAGGTGATGTATACTTCGCTGATGAATGCTTATGGTAAGGataagaagatgaagatggCACTGAGGGTTTATTTTAGGATGCTGAAGAATGGTTATGACCCGGATATTTGTACTTGTAATACTTTGATTTATGGATTTTCAAAGATGGGTTTGTTTGATAAAGCGTGGGTGTTGTACAACCTGATGAATGACCTGGGGATTCAGCCTAATGAGGTCACTTATAGTAtaatgattcataattattGCAAGAAAGGGAAGTTGGATTGTGCTATGTCGCTTTTGAATAGCATGGCTCTCTGCAATTTGACTCCTTGTGTGCATTGTTATACGCCTATAATGGTCACTCTTTATAAGCTGAATAGGTGTTTGGAAGTTGATGAATGGTGTGAAAGAATGCTGGAAAGTGGAATTGTTCCGgaccatgttttgttttttgtactcATGAAGAATAAACCTAAGGGGCTTGGGTTTGAGCTTCAACTCTGTTTGTTGATGTTGCAGGCAATCGCCAAGAACGGGTGTGGGTTGGACTGTTCTTCACTCACAAATTCTGATAAGATAAATTCCACTCTGGCTTTGGAGCAAGAAATTGAGCTACTTCTGAGAGAAATTGCAAGAAGTGATTTGAATCTAGGTAATGTGGCTGGTGGTTTCTATGTTAGTGCCTTGTGTGAAGGTGGAAAGACAGAATCTGCATTGGATTGCTTGGAAAATATGGTAAATGCGGGATGTGTTCCTTTGCTTTTCACTTTCAACTCTCTGATCAAACGTCTATTCCAGGACGGGCTTTCTGAGGATGTCAAATCTCTGATTGAAATTATGCAAAACTGGGGCATATCTCCAAACTTGGAAACTTATCTGATAATGGTAAATGAATACTGTAGACAAGAGGATCTGGCATTGGCTTTTGGTATTTTGGAGCAGATGGAGGAAATGGGTCTGAAACCTAATGTAGCTATCTATGACTGCATTATTGCTTGTCTAAGCCAACAGAGGAGAATCTCTGAAGCCGAAACTCTTTTCTGCAGGATGCTTGAGAATGGTGTGGATCCTGATGAAGTTGCCTATATGACAATGATCAATGCTTATGCTAGGAATGGAAAAGGTGTTAAAGCCCTCCATTTGTTTGAGATGATGATAAAGAATGCCATTCAGCCAAGTTCTTATTCTTACACTGCACTGGTAGCGGGTTAGTGAAGAGAAAAATGACTATTGAGGGGTGcgtttatctttaaaaaatgttGGCAGAGGGTTTTGTGCCAAATATTGTCTTGTATACCTTTCTTATCAATCATTTTCTGAAGATGGGAGAGTTTAAATATGCCTTCAGACTAATTGATTTGATGTTTAGAAGTCAGATCGAAGCTGACCTTGTCTTGCACATTGCTTGGATTAGTGGTGTTTGCAGAAATATCTTTGGCACCAAGAAAAGATGGTACATGACAAACAGAATGTCTACAAGGGCTAGAAAACTGCTATTTAATTTGCTCCATCAAAAAGTTTCCTTGCCTGGAGAAGATGTTTTTAGTGTTTCTGCTTGTTTTTTAGGGAATAAAAGACTTAGCATTGAAGCTCATGCGGAAAATAAAAGAACAGGGTTTATGCCCAACCTTTACCTCTATAATGTCACTGTCTCCGGATTTTGCGGGGTAAATTTGATAGAGGATGCTTACCATCAACTTAGACTGATGCAAGAAGAGGGTCTACTTCCAAATGAAGTGACTTTCACAATTCTCATTGGTGCACATGGCAGGGCTGGTGAAATTGATCGGGCTATTGGATTGTTTAATAGGATGAATGCAGATGGTTGCAGCACCCCTGACAGATGTGCATACAACACTTTACTGAAATCACTTTGCAGGTCTGGTAGAGAATTAGATGCTTTATCTCTTGTGCATACAATGAGCAAGAGGGGCTTCTTTCCAAACAGGCTGGCTTATGAAAAATCACACCATTATTTTTGTGCTGGTCACATGAGCATTCCTGCCTTCAGGATATTTGAAGAAATGGTTGCTTGCAATCTTGTGCCTTGTCTGTATAGATGTAACTTGCTGCTTTATATCTTATGTGAAGAAAAGAAACTCCACGAAGCTTATAGGGCGAGTGATGTGATGTTTGAGAGAGGATTTCTACCCGACGAGTCAGTAATGAGGTTTCTAGTTGAAACATCTGATAAACACCCCCTGCTTCTTGTGATCCATGTTCTGAACAAATATGAACAGCCCGCTCTTTCTCAGTAGATTTCGACTTTCACCAGTCTCTCACAAGTCTGCAGAAATACTCTTTATGGCTCTGCTTGCTTTGATCCACCTTGGTCACTTTTCAAGTTTCTGTTCGCAGGAGATCCCACTGTCT of the Populus nigra chromosome 7, ddPopNigr1.1, whole genome shotgun sequence genome contains:
- the LOC133698536 gene encoding pentatricopeptide repeat-containing protein At5g62370, with the protein product MIKRRPFCHALYFKPKKGPITPTCAVSLDPQPIPNDHTSLCQSLVHDLLRRGLLSSAQQVVQRFIASSPTVHDAISAVEFASASGMDLGPGISGELIRKLVDLGHPLSAHEFYHDLVVARGIEPDSNIVNSLVICLAKLGKLDDAVKLFDRHIGSGDCVVSNAACSTILKGFYEQDKFVEAFDYFVTISDANVKLGMWAYNVLIDGLCQQGYVGEAIEVLDIMCRITGLPPTLHMLKTLFYGLCKRGWSIEAEWIFEEMEAQGFFVDKVMYTSLMNAYGKDKKMKMALRVYFRMLKNGYDPDICTCNTLIYGFSKMGLFDKAWVLYNLMNDLGIQPNEVTYSIMIHNYCKKGKLDCAMSLLNSMALCNLTPCVHCYTPIMVTLYKLNRCLEVDEWCERMLESGIVPDHVLFFVLMKNKPKGLGFELQLCLLMLQAIAKNGCGLDCSSLTNSDKINSTLALEQEIELLLREIARSDLNLGNVAGGFYVSALCEGGKTESALDCLENMVNAGCVPLLFTFNSLIKRLFQDGLSEDVKSLIEIMQNWGISPNLETYLIMVNEYCRQEDLALAFGILEQMEEMGLKPNVAIYDCIIACLSQQRRISEAETLFCRMLENGVDPDEVAYMTMINAYARNGKGVKALHLFEMMIKNAIQPSSYSYTALVAG
- the LOC133698765 gene encoding uncharacterized protein LOC133698765, with the translated sequence MGNKPVKQEREAVSPLAPNRPEFLLKIMPPLDHAYVRWLARDLERIHGFTPRNCRAVTPPDHYVEYMRSHGWLDVNLDDPDLAHLFPSK
- the LOC133698537 gene encoding pentatricopeptide repeat-containing protein At5g62370-like yields the protein MLAEGFVPNIVLYTFLINHFLKMGEFKYAFRLIDLMFRSQIEADLVLHIAWISGVCRNIFGTKKRWYMTNRMSTRARKLLFNLLHQKVSLPGEDVFSVSACFLGNKRLSIEAHAENKRTGFMPNLYLYNVTVSGFCGVNLIEDAYHQLRLMQEEGLLPNEVTFTILIGAHGRAGEIDRAIGLFNRMNADGCSTPDRCAYNTLLKSLCRSGRELDALSLVHTMSKRGFFPNRLAYEKSHHYFCAGHMSIPAFRIFEEMVACNLVPCLYRCNLLLYILCEEKKLHEAYRASDVMFERGFLPDESVMRFLVETSDKHPLLLVIHVLNKYEQPALSQ